The stretch of DNA AGAACCTCATAGGGCAGCGTTAAGAGACCAAGTAGTCAGATATTTAAAAGATGAAGATATACCAATAACTTTTTACGATAAAGGTCAAAGTAGCGATTGGATGATAATCGATGCCGGTATCTTTATTGTTCATATATTCTCTGAAGAGAGTAGAGAATTCTACGATTTAGAAGGGCTTTGGGGAGAACAAAATCGAACGGTAATATAAAATAATACTCACATCTTCCGTTTTTCACCCCGGTGCCCATAAAAGGGTCGGTGAAAAAAAGGAAGGTGGAGGTTAGAAAACCAAATCAAACATCTACGGAGGTGTATTTTTGTGTCAGTGGTAAGTATGAAACAGTTACTTGAAGCAGGAGCTCACTTTGGTCATAGGACGAGAAGATGGAATCCCAAGATGCAGCCTTATATCTTTACTGAAAGAAAAGGGATTCACATTATTGATTTACAAAAGACTTTAAA from Petrotoga olearia DSM 13574 encodes:
- the rsfS gene encoding ribosome silencing factor, with protein sequence MLKTDVLNSVKELVELLEEKDGENIVVLDMEDSELMVDYFVIVTGNSEPHRAALRDQVVRYLKDEDIPITFYDKGQSSDWMIIDAGIFIVHIFSEESREFYDLEGLWGEQNRTVI